One Succinivibrio dextrinosolvens DNA window includes the following coding sequences:
- the putP gene encoding sodium/proline symporter PutP, which yields MFTTTTTFIVYIFAMIVIGIYAARATSSLNDYVLGGRSLGKVITGLSAGASDMSGWLLMGLPGALYVAGLSQAWIAIGLTIGQWCNWKFVAARLRSFTQNASDALTLPDYFAARFKDRLRITSIVSAFIILIFFVVYCASGMVSGARLFEQTFGLDYHNALLIGAVSTILYVCIGGFLAVSWTDAVQATLMIFALIITPIIIIYDVGSFQQANELVAMKGPDMANMLKGTTVIGMISLAGWGLGYMGQPHILVRFMAAASVRGMGGARRISISWMIFCLTGAVMVGYYGVAFAAKHPEITVNNPEQIFIIVTQCLFSPWIAGILLSAILAAVMSTLSCQLLVSSTTLTADFYCRLIRPHASQGELIWVGRGMLLLVAAVAYVIALDPNSGILKLVSYAWAGFGASFGPAVLISVFWKKMSLAGAICGMIAGAATVIIWEIGQFFDLYSLVPGFIISSLVIFVVSLATQKNNAPVESLFISLEKQFWFEVKDR from the coding sequence ATGTTTACAACTACAACAACATTCATCGTTTATATTTTTGCCATGATTGTTATTGGCATTTATGCTGCACGCGCCACCTCGTCATTGAATGATTATGTTCTTGGCGGCAGAAGTTTAGGTAAAGTTATTACCGGTTTGTCTGCTGGTGCTTCCGATATGTCCGGCTGGCTTTTAATGGGACTTCCTGGTGCCTTATATGTCGCCGGCTTGTCACAGGCCTGGATCGCTATCGGTCTTACTATAGGTCAGTGGTGTAACTGGAAATTTGTGGCAGCAAGACTTCGTTCCTTTACTCAGAATGCATCTGATGCTCTGACTCTTCCTGATTATTTTGCAGCAAGATTTAAAGACAGACTGCGTATAACATCTATTGTTTCAGCATTTATTATTCTGATTTTTTTTGTGGTTTACTGTGCCTCCGGAATGGTGTCAGGCGCTAGACTTTTTGAACAGACTTTCGGCCTTGATTATCACAATGCTCTGCTGATTGGCGCTGTATCAACCATTCTTTATGTATGTATTGGCGGTTTCCTGGCAGTTAGCTGGACTGATGCTGTTCAGGCTACTCTGATGATCTTTGCTTTGATCATTACTCCGATTATCATTATCTATGATGTTGGTTCTTTTCAGCAAGCTAATGAACTTGTAGCTATGAAGGGCCCTGATATGGCTAATATGCTTAAGGGGACAACTGTTATCGGTATGATTTCTCTTGCCGGCTGGGGACTTGGCTATATGGGACAGCCTCATATTCTGGTTCGTTTTATGGCAGCAGCCTCTGTTCGCGGTATGGGCGGAGCTCGCAGAATCAGTATCAGCTGGATGATTTTCTGCCTTACCGGTGCGGTTATGGTTGGTTACTACGGTGTTGCATTTGCCGCAAAACATCCTGAGATTACCGTAAATAATCCAGAACAGATCTTTATTATTGTTACTCAGTGTCTGTTTTCTCCATGGATCGCCGGTATTCTTTTATCTGCTATTCTTGCTGCGGTTATGTCAACTTTATCATGTCAGCTTCTGGTTTCATCAACTACACTGACTGCTGATTTCTACTGCAGACTTATCCGTCCGCATGCTTCTCAGGGAGAACTTATCTGGGTTGGAAGAGGTATGCTTCTTCTTGTAGCAGCTGTTGCCTATGTTATTGCACTTGATCCTAATTCCGGTATTCTAAAACTTGTTTCCTATGCCTGGGCTGGTTTTGGAGCTTCCTTCGGTCCTGCAGTTTTAATCTCTGTATTCTGGAAGAAAATGTCACTTGCTGGTGCTATCTGCGGTATGATTGCTGGCGCTGCAACCGTTATTATTTGGGAAATAGGTCAATTCTTTGATTTATATTCACTTGTTCCTGGATTTATTATTTCATCACTGGTTATTTTCGTGGTAAGCTTAGCTACACAGAAGAACAATGCACCAGTAGAGTCTCTGTTTATCAGTCTTGAGAAACAGTTCTGGTTTGAAGTAAAAGACCGCTAA
- the nadE gene encoding NAD(+) synthase, which produces MFNYTCFGAARVNTTPLDLDINTKKILDLAEKSQKEGIKLLAFPELCITGYGCGDMFEHQELLKGAVNCLLKLKYELPEGITVGVGLPLADTTGKVFDCYAMVCKGAILGISAAHSFYNAKDSRVRNFSTPYSDECMFNIGTNHYGVCNCIETSEGIVGILFNEGDLNYLQDIELLIIPEAARFELDSADKRELKVKALSLSLKCPVLLTNLSGCESGSDVFDSLCMIADKGECVARSNLLSFKREDLFTVKNGITPRLSQYDTIVRAVGLGLFDWMLKTYSHGFALSMSGGADSALCATCVCYGQLAAIEELGFEKYSRLLEHCGFKLPKYTGSEDLQSYIKKKVMPDLLTTVYQGSIVSGSITREAAAGVSSDLGADHHEWSIAKLVEEYTSIVNSISDTPMTWEQDDLALQNIQARSRAPGIWMIANRYNKLLITTCNASEDAVGYCTMDGDTAGGVAPIGDISKSRVLKINEHIAKDGLMVNDKGLKLECPQMMKVCVQAPTAELRPGGNQTDERDLMPYVVLDRIHVLHQNNLLMPKMILDTIENEFTQFTREELKGFVLKYFRKLSVSQWKRERGATTFHIESSDLNAKNGFVFPLLNDGFKSILKALD; this is translated from the coding sequence ATGTTTAATTATACTTGCTTTGGCGCTGCACGTGTAAATACAACGCCACTAGATTTAGACATAAATACAAAAAAAATTCTTGATCTTGCGGAAAAATCACAAAAAGAAGGCATTAAGCTTTTAGCTTTTCCTGAGTTATGTATTACCGGCTATGGCTGTGGAGACATGTTTGAGCATCAGGAGCTTCTAAAGGGGGCTGTTAACTGTCTTTTAAAACTTAAATATGAGCTCCCTGAAGGAATAACCGTAGGTGTTGGTCTTCCTCTTGCTGATACTACCGGAAAGGTTTTTGACTGTTATGCCATGGTTTGCAAAGGGGCTATTCTGGGTATTTCCGCAGCACATTCTTTTTATAATGCAAAGGATTCAAGAGTAAGAAACTTCTCAACTCCATACTCTGATGAGTGTATGTTCAACATTGGCACAAACCACTATGGTGTGTGCAACTGCATAGAAACATCTGAGGGAATCGTTGGTATTCTCTTTAACGAGGGTGATCTTAATTATCTTCAGGATATCGAGCTTCTTATTATTCCTGAAGCTGCTCGTTTTGAACTTGATTCAGCAGATAAGAGAGAGCTTAAAGTTAAGGCTCTGAGTCTGTCATTAAAGTGTCCTGTTCTTTTAACTAATCTTTCCGGCTGTGAAAGCGGTTCTGATGTATTTGACTCTCTTTGCATGATTGCAGACAAAGGTGAATGTGTTGCCCGCTCAAATCTGCTGTCATTCAAGCGTGAAGATCTTTTTACCGTCAAAAATGGCATTACACCTCGATTATCTCAGTATGACACCATTGTTCGTGCTGTAGGACTGGGCTTGTTTGACTGGATGCTCAAGACCTATTCTCACGGTTTTGCCTTGTCAATGTCTGGAGGTGCTGATTCAGCTTTATGTGCTACATGTGTATGCTATGGTCAGCTTGCCGCAATTGAAGAACTTGGCTTTGAAAAATACAGTCGTCTTCTAGAGCATTGTGGTTTTAAGCTTCCTAAATATACAGGAAGTGAAGATCTTCAGTCATATATAAAAAAGAAGGTTATGCCTGATCTTTTAACAACTGTATATCAGGGATCTATCGTATCAGGAAGTATAACCCGTGAAGCTGCTGCCGGAGTATCCTCAGACCTTGGTGCTGACCACCATGAATGGTCAATTGCGAAACTTGTTGAGGAGTATACTTCTATTGTAAATTCAATCTCTGATACTCCTATGACATGGGAACAGGATGATCTTGCTCTTCAGAACATTCAGGCCCGTTCTCGTGCACCTGGTATCTGGATGATTGCCAACAGATACAATAAGCTTCTGATTACTACCTGCAATGCCTCAGAGGATGCTGTAGGTTATTGCACTATGGATGGTGATACCGCAGGCGGTGTAGCTCCGATTGGTGATATTTCAAAGAGTAGAGTACTGAAGATCAATGAGCATATTGCAAAAGACGGTCTGATGGTAAATGACAAGGGATTGAAGCTAGAGTGTCCTCAGATGATGAAGGTCTGTGTTCAGGCTCCTACCGCAGAGTTGCGTCCTGGTGGAAATCAGACAGACGAGCGTGATCTGATGCCATATGTTGTTCTGGATAGAATTCATGTTCTACATCAGAACAACCTGCTGATGCCAAAGATGATTCTTGATACCATTGAAAACGAATTTACTCAGTTTACCAGAGAAGAGCTGAAGGGCTTTGTTCTTAAGTACTTCAGAAAGCTATCTGTAAGCCAGTGGAAGCGTGAACGCGGTGCAACCACTTTCCACATTGAGTCATCAGATCTCAATGCGAAAAACGGTTTTGTATTCCCTCTCTTAAACGATGGTTTCAAGTCAATTCTTAAAGCTCTGGACTAG